A stretch of Anaeromyxobacter dehalogenans 2CP-1 DNA encodes these proteins:
- a CDS encoding DUF4105 domain-containing protein has translation MLGPLALALALASPPGAPAPPSAEPGAPPAAAIASAAAPAAPAAGATAAPDPAYLAELVAKARALRLADDPGWLKLGHWRRRPLGGWKSEADGGKFFRARDGKTDPAAELEATLAGFFDAAPKAEELDDAQCRFPARFAFLGGRLGFDLARLPPRRCPKFEDFYGKIRPQGVTVVFSSYYLNNPASAFGHTLLRLDKAPEAIGGKHFELLDYGVDYAATVDTGNAVLYAAKGLLGFFKGEFKYYPYYYKVREYGDYESRDLWEYDLELTPGEVALLGAHVWELGGTWFDYWYLDENCSYHVLGALEAAAPRLDLLSHVGRAVVLPSDTVVALFENPGLVRRVHYRPSIRTQFEARARGLSRAELREVEALSGDPAAPLAPGTPPDGLAKVLDAAVDLLDLRHARELIRGLEPKAAQDRQALLERRAALGVPSAPLALPLPEARRPERGHGSLRLGVGGGAVDGQGGTVLLDARLALHDLGDPPEGYPPTAQIEFLPTRLRWTPRERRVDLDDVALVRIVSLSPVTRFDARPSWKASFGATTVRDRGCDRCLAFASDLGGGLAAALPGGLDLAATGDLELRASPGLSGAGGTGWRPGIGPSALARLRLGSRAVLLADARWRWLPDAAPRTTWSWGGALRLHLARDLSLAFEARRQPLATEAAALVLGYF, from the coding sequence ATGCTCGGCCCGCTCGCCCTCGCCCTCGCGCTCGCGTCCCCGCCCGGCGCGCCCGCCCCGCCGTCCGCCGAACCCGGGGCGCCGCCCGCGGCCGCGATCGCCTCCGCAGCCGCCCCGGCCGCCCCGGCAGCGGGCGCGACCGCCGCGCCCGATCCCGCCTACCTCGCCGAGCTCGTGGCGAAGGCGCGCGCGCTCCGGCTGGCGGACGATCCCGGGTGGCTGAAGCTCGGGCACTGGCGGCGCCGCCCGCTGGGCGGCTGGAAGAGCGAGGCCGATGGCGGGAAGTTCTTCCGGGCCCGCGACGGGAAGACCGACCCGGCCGCCGAGCTGGAGGCGACGCTGGCCGGCTTCTTCGACGCCGCGCCGAAGGCCGAGGAGCTCGACGACGCGCAGTGCCGCTTCCCGGCGCGCTTCGCGTTCCTGGGCGGGCGGCTCGGCTTCGACCTCGCCCGCCTGCCGCCCCGCCGCTGCCCGAAGTTCGAGGACTTCTACGGCAAGATCCGGCCGCAGGGCGTGACGGTGGTGTTCTCGTCGTACTACCTCAACAACCCCGCCTCGGCGTTCGGCCACACCCTGCTCCGCCTCGACAAGGCGCCGGAGGCGATCGGCGGCAAGCACTTCGAGCTGCTCGACTACGGGGTGGACTACGCCGCCACCGTGGACACCGGGAACGCGGTGCTCTACGCGGCGAAGGGCCTGCTCGGCTTCTTCAAGGGCGAGTTCAAGTACTACCCGTACTACTACAAGGTCCGCGAGTACGGGGACTACGAGTCCCGCGACCTGTGGGAGTACGACCTCGAGCTCACGCCGGGCGAGGTGGCGCTGCTCGGCGCGCACGTGTGGGAGCTGGGCGGCACCTGGTTCGACTACTGGTACCTCGACGAGAACTGCAGCTACCACGTGCTCGGCGCGCTCGAGGCCGCCGCGCCGCGGCTCGACCTGCTCTCGCACGTGGGCCGGGCGGTGGTGCTGCCCTCCGACACCGTCGTGGCGCTGTTCGAGAACCCGGGGCTGGTCCGGCGCGTCCACTACCGGCCGTCCATCCGCACGCAGTTCGAGGCGCGGGCCCGCGGGCTCTCCCGCGCCGAGCTGCGCGAGGTGGAGGCGCTCTCCGGCGACCCGGCCGCGCCGCTCGCGCCGGGCACCCCGCCGGACGGGCTGGCGAAGGTGCTCGACGCGGCGGTGGACCTGCTCGATCTCCGCCACGCGCGCGAGCTCATCCGCGGCCTCGAGCCGAAGGCGGCGCAGGACCGGCAGGCGCTGCTCGAGCGCCGGGCCGCGCTGGGCGTGCCGAGCGCGCCGCTCGCGCTCCCGCTCCCGGAGGCGCGCCGCCCCGAGCGCGGCCACGGCTCGCTGCGCCTCGGCGTGGGCGGCGGCGCGGTCGACGGGCAGGGCGGCACGGTGCTCCTCGACGCCCGCCTCGCGCTCCACGACCTCGGCGATCCGCCCGAGGGCTACCCGCCCACCGCGCAGATCGAGTTCCTCCCCACCCGCCTCCGCTGGACGCCGCGCGAGCGGCGGGTGGACCTCGACGACGTGGCGCTCGTGCGCATCGTCTCGCTCAGCCCGGTGACGCGCTTCGACGCGCGGCCGTCCTGGAAGGCGAGCTTCGGCGCCACCACCGTGCGCGACCGCGGCTGCGATCGGTGCCTCGCGTTCGCGAGCGACCTCGGCGGCGGGCTGGCCGCGGCGCTGCCCGGCGGCCTCGACCTGGCCGCCACCGGGGACCTGGAGCTGCGCGCCTCGCCGGGCCTCTCCGGCGCGGGCGGCACCGGGTGGCGCCCGGGCATCGGCCCCTCGGCGCTGGCGCGGCTCCGCCTCGGGTCGCGCGCGGTCCTGCTCGCCGACGCGCGCTGGCGCTGGCTGCCCGACGCCGCGCCGCGCACCACCTGGTCGTGGGGCGGCGCGCTCCGGCTGCACCTCGCGCGCGACCTCTCCCTGGCGTTCGAGGCCCGGCGCCAGCCGCTCGCCACCGAGGCCGCCGCGCTGGTGCTCGGCTACTTCTAG
- a CDS encoding MBL fold metallo-hydrolase codes for MTEADLEGLGVHRIAIPVPFPQAGGPVNAYLVEEAGGGLLMFDSGLGTPEAQAALEAGFQRLGRRFDEVGRIVVSHGHVDHYGAARFVQERHGGPDVPVFGHPADAPKMSEQGPRWRELAPRLAAYLARQGVPPEVVELLAKQGEGGFRYARRLPEIRPIAEGEVLRTRHLALEVMHMPGHTPGLLCLYDREKRLFLSDDHLLEKVSPNPLIELGPDGQDGFFRPLLAYLDSIRRLRALEVDLVLPGHGPPFSGHREIIDALVGFYAKRQARLLELLQAGPRTAHELARALWPRARPTDAFLTLSETVANLEVMESRGEVRRDRAAEPWRYLAA; via the coding sequence GTGACCGAGGCGGATCTCGAGGGGCTCGGCGTCCACCGCATCGCCATCCCGGTTCCGTTCCCGCAGGCGGGCGGGCCGGTCAACGCGTACCTGGTGGAGGAGGCCGGCGGCGGCCTCCTCATGTTCGACTCGGGCCTCGGCACGCCCGAGGCGCAGGCGGCGCTCGAGGCCGGCTTCCAGCGGCTGGGCCGCCGCTTCGACGAGGTCGGCCGCATCGTGGTCTCGCACGGCCACGTGGACCACTACGGCGCCGCCCGCTTCGTGCAGGAGCGGCACGGCGGCCCGGACGTGCCGGTGTTCGGCCACCCGGCCGACGCGCCCAAGATGTCGGAGCAGGGGCCGCGCTGGCGGGAGCTGGCCCCGCGGCTGGCCGCGTACCTGGCGCGCCAGGGCGTGCCGCCCGAGGTGGTCGAGCTGCTCGCGAAGCAGGGCGAGGGTGGCTTCCGCTACGCGCGGCGGCTCCCCGAGATCCGGCCCATCGCCGAGGGGGAGGTGCTGCGCACGCGCCACCTCGCGCTCGAGGTGATGCACATGCCGGGGCACACGCCCGGGCTCCTGTGCCTGTACGACCGGGAGAAGCGGCTGTTCCTCTCCGACGACCACCTGCTCGAGAAGGTCTCCCCGAACCCGCTCATCGAGCTCGGGCCGGACGGCCAGGACGGCTTCTTCCGCCCGCTGCTCGCGTACCTCGACAGCATCCGCCGCCTGCGCGCGCTCGAGGTGGACCTGGTGCTCCCCGGCCACGGCCCGCCGTTCTCGGGCCACCGCGAGATCATCGACGCGCTCGTCGGCTTCTACGCGAAGCGGCAGGCGCGGCTGCTCGAGCTGCTCCAGGCCGGGCCCCGGACCGCGCACGAGCTCGCCCGCGCGCTCTGGCCCCGCGCCCGCCCCACCGACGCGTTCCTCACCCTCTCGGAGACGGTGGCGAACCTGGAGGTGATGGAGTCGCGCGGCGAGGTGCGGCGCGATCGCGCGGCCGAGCCCTGGCGCTACCTGGCCGCCTGA
- the mltA gene encoding murein transglycosylase A has translation MRRTPLEHALLAALALSVAACRHAPPPAPARTADEALREVPPSDLPAFADDLDYAGLEDAIGRSETWLARLAASDPGRTFAYGRERVPLARVQATLARFRTVVAARPAPAALRETLRREFRAFRSAGDGRGTVLFTGYYLPELRGALARGGPYRVPLHRAPDDLVVVRARDFPQVAEDLVGRVEQGRLVPYPTRADIARGALDGKGAELCYVDSALDAFFLEIQGSGVVRLEDGSSRVVTYAGKNGQRYAAVGAELIRRGALRREEVSMQSIRAWLLAHPEEQAAVLATNPSYVFFRFADDAIGALGVPVTPDRTIAADAKVFPKGGLAFLETERPVDATSATLRPFSRFVLDQDAGGAIRTSGRVDLYLGSGPYAANAAGRMKQPGRLWYLLLR, from the coding sequence ATGCGACGCACCCCCCTCGAGCACGCCCTCCTCGCGGCGCTCGCCCTGTCAGTCGCCGCCTGCCGCCACGCGCCCCCGCCCGCGCCGGCGCGCACCGCCGACGAGGCGCTCCGCGAGGTGCCGCCCTCCGACCTCCCGGCGTTCGCCGACGATCTCGACTACGCCGGCCTGGAGGACGCGATCGGCCGCTCCGAGACCTGGCTGGCACGGCTCGCCGCCTCGGATCCGGGCCGGACGTTCGCCTACGGCAGGGAGCGCGTCCCGCTCGCGCGCGTGCAGGCGACGCTGGCGCGCTTCCGGACGGTCGTGGCGGCGCGGCCCGCGCCGGCGGCGCTGCGCGAGACGCTCCGCCGCGAGTTCCGCGCGTTCCGCTCCGCCGGCGACGGGCGCGGGACGGTGCTGTTCACCGGCTACTACCTGCCGGAGCTGCGCGGCGCGCTCGCCCGCGGCGGCCCGTACCGGGTGCCGCTCCACCGCGCGCCGGACGACCTCGTGGTGGTGCGCGCGCGCGACTTCCCGCAGGTCGCGGAGGACCTCGTCGGCCGGGTGGAGCAGGGCAGGCTCGTCCCGTACCCGACCCGCGCCGACATCGCGCGCGGCGCGCTCGACGGGAAGGGCGCGGAGCTCTGCTACGTGGACTCGGCGCTCGACGCGTTCTTCCTCGAGATCCAGGGGAGCGGGGTGGTGCGCCTCGAGGACGGCAGCTCGCGCGTGGTCACGTACGCCGGCAAGAACGGCCAGCGCTACGCCGCGGTCGGCGCGGAGCTGATCCGGCGCGGCGCGCTCCGGCGCGAGGAGGTGTCGATGCAGTCGATCCGCGCCTGGCTGCTCGCGCACCCGGAGGAGCAGGCGGCGGTGCTCGCCACCAACCCGTCCTACGTGTTCTTCCGGTTCGCCGACGACGCCATCGGCGCGCTCGGCGTCCCGGTCACCCCGGACCGCACCATCGCCGCCGACGCGAAGGTGTTCCCGAAGGGCGGGCTCGCGTTCCTGGAGACGGAGCGGCCGGTGGACGCGACCTCGGCCACCCTGCGCCCGTTCTCGCGCTTCGTCCTCGACCAGGACGCGGGCGGCGCGATCCGCACCTCCGGGCGCGTGGACCTCTACCTCGGGAGCGGCCCCTACGCCGCGAACGCCGCCGGCCGCATGAAGCAGCCGGGGCGCCTCTGGTACCTGCTGCTCAGGTAG
- the uraA gene encoding uracil permease, which produces MKRTVDVGERLPLLQSIPLSLQHLFAMFGATVLVPFLVGLDTSVTLFTSGVGTLVYIFITKGKIPAYLGSSFAFIAALSAIIGVAPGQAAPADRVAVAMGGCVAVGVCYLVVAALIAKFGTGWIDRLLPPVVIGSVVMVIGLGLARVAVVNMAMNGGGPTYRPEFFAVALASLAIAILAAVFLKGFLGVIPVLIGIVGGYVVALLAGQVDLSGVAAARPLAVPPFVLPRFTWAAIITLAPISLVVITEHIGHLIVTNNVVGRDFVKDPGLHRSLAGDGVATMISGALGGPPNTTYGENIGVMAITRVFSVWVIGGAAVLAVLMSFLPPVGALIRSIPTQVMGGICILLFGIIASAGIRMLVEAGIDFSQKRNLIIASVVLVIGVGGAEMHFGSVKIDAMPLATYVGILLNLVLPRGMEGTAANGAVAEAPDV; this is translated from the coding sequence ATGAAGAGGACCGTGGACGTCGGGGAGCGGCTGCCGCTGCTCCAGAGCATTCCCCTGTCGCTGCAGCACCTGTTCGCCATGTTCGGCGCCACCGTGCTGGTGCCGTTCCTGGTCGGGCTCGACACCTCGGTGACCTTGTTCACCAGCGGTGTCGGCACGCTCGTCTACATCTTCATCACGAAGGGGAAGATCCCGGCCTACCTCGGCTCCTCGTTCGCGTTCATCGCCGCGCTCTCCGCCATCATCGGGGTCGCGCCCGGCCAGGCCGCGCCGGCCGACCGGGTGGCCGTGGCCATGGGCGGCTGCGTGGCGGTGGGCGTCTGCTACCTCGTGGTGGCGGCGCTCATCGCGAAGTTCGGCACCGGCTGGATCGACCGCCTGCTCCCGCCGGTGGTGATCGGCTCGGTGGTGATGGTCATCGGCCTCGGCCTCGCCCGCGTGGCGGTGGTCAACATGGCCATGAACGGCGGCGGCCCCACCTACCGGCCGGAGTTCTTCGCGGTGGCGCTCGCGTCGCTCGCCATCGCCATCCTGGCGGCGGTGTTCCTGAAGGGCTTCCTGGGCGTCATCCCGGTGCTCATCGGCATCGTGGGCGGCTACGTGGTGGCGCTCCTCGCCGGCCAGGTGGACCTCTCCGGCGTGGCGGCGGCGCGGCCGCTGGCGGTGCCGCCCTTCGTGCTCCCGCGGTTCACCTGGGCGGCCATCATCACGCTCGCCCCCATCTCGCTCGTGGTCATCACCGAGCACATCGGCCACCTCATCGTCACGAACAACGTGGTGGGCCGGGACTTCGTGAAGGACCCGGGCCTGCACCGCTCGCTCGCCGGCGACGGCGTCGCGACCATGATCTCCGGCGCGCTGGGCGGCCCGCCCAACACCACCTACGGCGAGAACATCGGCGTCATGGCCATCACCCGCGTCTTCTCGGTGTGGGTGATCGGCGGCGCGGCGGTGCTCGCCGTCCTGATGTCCTTCCTGCCGCCGGTGGGCGCGCTCATCCGCTCCATCCCGACCCAGGTGATGGGCGGCATCTGCATCCTGCTGTTCGGGATCATCGCCTCCGCCGGCATCCGCATGCTGGTCGAGGCGGGCATCGACTTCTCGCAGAAGCGGAACCTGATCATCGCCTCGGTGGTGCTGGTCATCGGCGTGGGCGGCGCCGAGATGCACTTCGGCTCGGTGAAGATCGACGCCATGCCGCTCGCCACCTACGTCGGCATCCTGCTCAACCTGGTGCTGCCGCGCGGGATGGAGGGCACCGCCGCGAACGGCGCCGTCGCCGAGGCGCCGGACGTGTAG
- a CDS encoding TerC family protein — MLELLGQADTWISLVTLSAMEIVLGIDNVVFLTILAGRLPQEQQGRARKLGLSFALLTRLGLLFAISWVMGLTRPLFSVLGREVSGRDLILLGGGLFLIAKATHEIHDKLEVEHAEERKAGGGAAFWAVIVQIALLDIVFSLDSVITAVGMAKHLPVMVAAMVLAVGVMLVFADAIGGFVERHPTIKMLALSFLILIGVMLVAEGLGKHIEKGYVYFAMAFSLGVELLNMRVRKTRQAPVHLHGRFEEERAGR; from the coding sequence ATGCTCGAGCTGCTCGGCCAGGCCGACACGTGGATCTCGCTCGTCACGCTCTCCGCCATGGAGATCGTGCTCGGCATCGACAACGTGGTGTTCCTCACCATCCTCGCCGGGCGGCTGCCGCAGGAGCAGCAGGGCAGGGCGCGCAAGCTGGGCCTCTCCTTCGCGCTGCTCACCCGGCTCGGCCTGCTGTTCGCCATCAGCTGGGTGATGGGGCTGACCCGGCCGCTGTTCTCGGTGCTCGGCCGGGAGGTCTCCGGGCGCGACCTCATCCTGCTGGGCGGCGGCCTGTTCCTCATCGCCAAGGCCACCCACGAGATCCACGACAAGCTCGAGGTCGAGCACGCCGAGGAGCGGAAGGCCGGCGGCGGCGCCGCGTTCTGGGCGGTCATCGTGCAGATCGCGCTGCTCGACATCGTGTTCTCGCTCGACTCGGTCATCACCGCGGTCGGGATGGCGAAGCACCTGCCGGTGATGGTCGCCGCGATGGTCCTGGCGGTCGGCGTGATGCTCGTCTTCGCCGACGCCATCGGCGGCTTCGTGGAGCGCCACCCCACCATCAAGATGCTGGCGCTGTCGTTCCTCATCCTCATCGGCGTGATGCTGGTGGCGGAGGGGCTCGGGAAGCACATCGAGAAGGGCTACGTCTACTTCGCCATGGCGTTCTCGCTCGGGGTCGAGCTCCTGAACATGCGGGTGCGCAAGACGCGGCAGGCGCCGGTCCACCTGCACGGGCGCTTCGAGGAGGAGCGGGCCGGGCGCTAG
- a CDS encoding DMT family transporter, translated as MADLALLVLTLLWGTTFALVKEALEIASPGVFLTARFGLAAVALLVAWALRPRAPLGEGFWRHGVLLGLTMLVGFVLQTVALRHTTPSRSGFITGLNVLVVPIVARWLLGRRVRLAFWVGVTFALAGLVLLTRPFTPGAVTEEVRFGDLLTLFCAVAYGLQVTFTSEWAPRHPLAPFVAVQVLVTLAGALVLAPLEGPRFDPAGAGHFLAVVAFTGLVMTALAFFVMNWGQRHTTAVRAALIFSLEPAAAAVFSWLYYGEPLGPLDWAGGGLMVLGVVAGEVGGVLEARAAEARARARAGAPAA; from the coding sequence GTGGCCGACCTCGCCCTGCTCGTCCTCACGCTGCTGTGGGGGACCACCTTCGCGCTGGTGAAGGAGGCGCTCGAGATCGCCTCCCCGGGCGTGTTCCTCACCGCCCGCTTCGGCCTGGCCGCGGTGGCGCTGCTCGTCGCCTGGGCGCTCCGGCCGCGCGCGCCGCTCGGCGAGGGGTTCTGGCGGCACGGCGTCCTGCTCGGCCTCACCATGCTGGTGGGGTTCGTGCTCCAGACGGTCGCGCTTCGGCACACCACGCCCTCGCGCTCCGGGTTCATCACCGGCCTGAACGTGCTGGTGGTGCCGATCGTCGCCCGCTGGCTCCTGGGGCGCCGGGTGCGCCTCGCGTTCTGGGTGGGCGTGACGTTCGCGCTCGCCGGGCTGGTGCTGCTGACGCGGCCGTTCACCCCCGGTGCGGTCACGGAGGAGGTCCGCTTCGGCGACCTGCTCACGCTCTTCTGCGCGGTGGCCTACGGGCTCCAGGTGACGTTCACCTCGGAGTGGGCGCCGCGCCACCCGCTCGCGCCGTTCGTGGCGGTGCAGGTGCTGGTGACGCTGGCCGGCGCGCTCGTGCTCGCCCCGCTGGAGGGGCCGCGCTTCGATCCGGCCGGGGCCGGCCACTTCCTCGCGGTGGTGGCCTTCACCGGCCTCGTCATGACCGCGCTCGCGTTCTTCGTCATGAACTGGGGCCAGCGCCACACCACCGCGGTGCGGGCCGCGCTCATCTTCTCGCTCGAGCCCGCCGCGGCGGCGGTGTTCAGCTGGCTGTACTACGGCGAGCCGCTCGGGCCGCTCGACTGGGCCGGCGGCGGGCTCATGGTGCTCGGGGTGGTGGCCGGCGAGGTGGGCGGGGTGCTGGAGGCCCGCGCCGCCGAGGCCCGGGCCCGGGCCCGCGCGGGCGCGCCCGCGGCGTAG
- a CDS encoding electron transfer flavoprotein subunit beta/FixA family protein gives MALKIVVTAKRVEDPESKIRVKPDGSGIVTDGVNYKINPFDEIAVEEALRLKERHGGEVVVASIGGEKSQTEIRAALAMGADRGILVRHDGPLDPVVVSALLAKVVEQEKPDLVILGKQSIDDDQNQAGQYLAERLGWPQGTFASKTESLESEAEQKKEPGLVLSADGKALTVVREVDGGVETLELGLPAVVTTDLRLNKPRFASLPGIMKAKKKPLQELAAASLGVDLAPVVVMKRLAEPPARKGGVKVADVEELWKKLHDEAKVL, from the coding sequence ATGGCCCTCAAGATCGTGGTGACCGCGAAGCGCGTCGAGGACCCGGAGTCGAAGATCCGCGTGAAGCCGGACGGCTCCGGGATCGTGACCGACGGCGTCAACTACAAGATCAACCCGTTCGACGAGATCGCCGTCGAGGAGGCGCTCCGCCTGAAGGAGCGCCACGGCGGGGAGGTGGTGGTCGCGTCCATCGGTGGGGAAAAGTCGCAGACCGAGATCCGCGCCGCGCTCGCCATGGGCGCCGACCGCGGCATCCTCGTCCGCCACGACGGCCCGCTCGATCCGGTGGTGGTGTCGGCGCTGCTCGCCAAGGTGGTCGAGCAGGAGAAGCCCGACCTCGTCATCCTCGGCAAGCAGTCCATCGACGACGACCAGAACCAGGCCGGCCAGTACCTGGCCGAGCGGCTCGGCTGGCCGCAGGGCACGTTCGCCTCGAAGACCGAGAGCCTGGAGAGCGAGGCCGAGCAGAAGAAGGAGCCGGGCCTCGTGCTCTCCGCCGACGGCAAGGCGCTCACGGTGGTGCGCGAGGTGGACGGCGGCGTGGAGACGCTGGAGCTGGGCCTGCCGGCGGTGGTGACCACCGACCTGCGCCTCAACAAGCCGCGCTTCGCCTCGCTGCCCGGCATCATGAAGGCCAAGAAGAAGCCGCTCCAGGAGCTGGCCGCCGCCTCGCTCGGCGTGGACCTCGCGCCGGTCGTGGTGATGAAGCGCCTGGCCGAGCCGCCCGCCCGCAAGGGCGGCGTGAAGGTGGCCGACGTCGAGGAGCTCTGGAAGAAGCTGCACGACGAGGCGAAGGTCCTCTAG
- a CDS encoding electron transfer flavoprotein subunit alpha/FixB family protein — translation MSNVLIVAEQGGGQLRKATLHAISAGRALAARTGGALHVALLGQGVRPLADALAATGAEVHVADAPALEHPLADAWAPVIAEIAKACGAAYVGAAATAQGKDLLPRVAARLGAGMATEVLGFGGDGAAVTFRRPMWAGNVLAEVEIATPVKVFTVRATEFPAAEPGAGKGAVHEVAVQVPAGLRTRHVAFREVKSERPELTEARVVVSGGRGTKGDFKPVEALADALGAAVGASRAAVDAGWVPNDWQVGQTGKVVAPDLYVAAGISGAIQHLAGMKGSKVIVAVNKDPDAPVFQIADYGLVADLFQALPALTEKVKASK, via the coding sequence ATGTCGAACGTCCTCATCGTGGCCGAGCAGGGCGGCGGCCAGCTCCGCAAGGCGACGCTCCACGCCATCTCGGCGGGGCGCGCCCTTGCCGCCCGCACCGGCGGCGCGCTCCACGTCGCGCTGCTCGGCCAGGGCGTGCGCCCGCTCGCCGACGCGCTGGCCGCGACCGGCGCCGAGGTGCACGTGGCCGACGCGCCCGCGCTCGAGCACCCGCTCGCCGACGCGTGGGCGCCGGTGATCGCGGAGATCGCGAAGGCCTGCGGGGCCGCGTACGTGGGCGCCGCCGCGACCGCGCAGGGCAAGGACCTCCTCCCCCGCGTGGCGGCCCGGCTCGGCGCCGGGATGGCGACCGAGGTGCTCGGCTTCGGCGGCGACGGCGCGGCCGTGACGTTCCGCCGGCCCATGTGGGCGGGCAACGTGCTCGCCGAGGTGGAGATCGCGACGCCGGTGAAGGTGTTCACGGTGCGTGCGACGGAGTTCCCAGCCGCCGAGCCGGGCGCCGGCAAGGGCGCGGTGCACGAGGTGGCGGTCCAGGTGCCGGCCGGCCTGCGCACCCGGCACGTGGCCTTCCGCGAGGTGAAGAGCGAGCGGCCCGAGCTGACCGAGGCGCGGGTGGTGGTGTCGGGCGGCCGCGGCACGAAGGGCGACTTCAAGCCGGTCGAGGCGCTGGCCGATGCGCTCGGCGCCGCGGTGGGCGCGAGCCGCGCCGCGGTGGACGCGGGCTGGGTGCCGAACGACTGGCAGGTGGGGCAGACCGGCAAGGTGGTCGCGCCGGACCTCTACGTGGCGGCGGGCATCTCCGGCGCCATCCAGCACCTCGCCGGCATGAAGGGCTCGAAGGTGATCGTGGCGGTGAACAAGGACCCGGACGCGCCGGTGTTCCAGATCGCCGACTACGGCCTGGTGGCGGACCTGTTCCAGGCGCTGCCGGCGCTCACCGAGAAGGTGAAGGCCTCGAAGTGA
- a CDS encoding GNAT family N-acetyltransferase: MRREIFRAGRGEALALLRRAPTVHLATTTPEGAPVLRALDAAVLEDGVWFHGARAGEKARCLGRAAVVSAEELVAHLPSWMADPVRACPATTLYRSVQAHGTLEELTDSARKAEVLSALMARWQPEGRYRPLRADDPLYAGELRGILVLGVRLGEALDGKWKLLQNRTPEQIGAALEGLWARGAPGDVAAIEAVRAANPHAPEPSFLAAGIPGVRLQVALGEADAPAVRALLAGEYWWEGEPLALAGPSHLASTAWVGARDADGALVASARAMADPRHAWIYDVVVAPAWRGRGLGKRLVALLLDHPAVRRTRFVRLVTADAQGLYARFGFVDAAGKRRFGTSTEMVLVRDPPAGADAGAP; encoded by the coding sequence ATGCGACGCGAGATCTTCCGGGCCGGCCGCGGGGAGGCCCTGGCGCTCCTGCGGCGGGCGCCCACCGTGCACCTCGCCACCACCACCCCCGAGGGCGCGCCGGTGCTGCGCGCGCTCGACGCCGCCGTGCTCGAGGACGGCGTCTGGTTCCACGGCGCGCGCGCCGGCGAGAAGGCGCGCTGCCTGGGCCGGGCGGCGGTGGTCTCCGCCGAGGAGCTGGTGGCGCACCTGCCCAGCTGGATGGCGGACCCGGTGCGCGCCTGCCCCGCCACCACGCTCTACCGGAGCGTCCAGGCGCACGGGACGCTGGAGGAGCTGACCGACTCCGCGCGCAAGGCCGAGGTGCTCTCGGCGCTCATGGCGCGGTGGCAGCCGGAGGGGCGCTACCGGCCCCTCCGCGCCGACGATCCGCTCTACGCCGGCGAGCTGCGCGGCATCCTGGTGCTGGGCGTCCGCCTGGGCGAGGCGCTCGACGGCAAGTGGAAGCTGCTCCAGAACCGGACCCCCGAGCAGATCGGCGCGGCGCTCGAGGGGCTGTGGGCGCGCGGCGCGCCGGGCGACGTCGCCGCCATCGAGGCCGTCCGCGCCGCGAACCCGCACGCGCCGGAGCCTTCGTTCCTCGCCGCCGGGATCCCGGGAGTCCGGCTGCAGGTGGCGCTCGGCGAGGCCGACGCGCCGGCGGTCCGGGCGCTCCTCGCCGGCGAGTACTGGTGGGAGGGCGAGCCGCTCGCGCTGGCCGGGCCCTCGCACCTCGCCTCCACCGCGTGGGTGGGCGCCCGCGACGCGGACGGCGCGCTGGTCGCCTCGGCGCGCGCCATGGCCGACCCGCGCCACGCCTGGATCTACGACGTGGTGGTGGCGCCGGCCTGGCGCGGGCGCGGCCTGGGCAAGCGGCTCGTGGCGCTCCTCCTCGACCACCCGGCGGTGCGGCGCACCCGCTTCGTCCGCCTCGTCACCGCCGACGCGCAGGGGCTCTACGCGCGCTTCGGCTTCGTGGACGCGGCGGGCAAGCGGCGCTTCGGGACGTCCACCGAGATGGTGCTGGTTCGCGATCCGCCCGCCGGCGCGGACGCCGGCGCGCCCTGA
- a CDS encoding DUF3015 domain-containing protein, translating into MTRITLALVAALLAVPAAAADQTASAIKGTGRYGTAGCGLGSMAFGNTPGAVQILAATTNGTFGNQTFGITTGTSNCGSGVFTAGTKNFVDANREALAKDISRGEGEAIGALTVINACENSHAVGAALQKNFKAIFPSESASNEDVTKAILDTLHGDAALGCGRS; encoded by the coding sequence ATGACCCGCATCACGCTCGCGCTCGTCGCCGCGCTGCTCGCCGTGCCGGCCGCCGCCGCCGATCAGACCGCCTCCGCCATCAAGGGCACCGGCCGCTACGGCACCGCCGGCTGCGGCCTCGGCTCCATGGCGTTCGGCAACACCCCGGGCGCGGTCCAGATCCTGGCCGCCACCACCAACGGCACCTTCGGCAACCAGACCTTCGGCATCACCACCGGGACCTCGAACTGCGGCAGCGGCGTGTTCACGGCCGGCACCAAGAACTTCGTGGACGCGAACCGCGAGGCGCTCGCCAAGGACATCTCCCGCGGCGAGGGCGAGGCCATCGGCGCGCTCACCGTGATCAACGCCTGCGAGAACTCGCACGCGGTCGGCGCGGCGCTGCAGAAGAACTTCAAGGCGATCTTCCCGAGCGAGAGCGCCTCGAACGAGGACGTGACCAAGGCGATCCTCGACACGCTGCACGGTGACGCGGCCCTCGGCTGCGGCCGCAGCTAG